A stretch of Lathyrus oleraceus cultivar Zhongwan6 chromosome 6, CAAS_Psat_ZW6_1.0, whole genome shotgun sequence DNA encodes these proteins:
- the LOC127093319 gene encoding uncharacterized protein LOC127093319, producing MDVQKRRIRLFVIVAAVIALSITAEKCRELIGEEGSSQSGKFTLLNCFDMGSGTMACAVKEGVKLYFYSIRSTHVEKARQRAIESALADAVSQGMSPTDSAKHAQKESKKAAKLASRQAKRIIGPVISSGWDFFEAIYYGGTLTEGFLRGTGTLFGAYGGGYLGEQSLGRIGYLVGSHMGSWVGGRIGLMIYDVVNGVHLLLQFVQTGEIEVHKTPATENFDAPDTSFDGEVPDFESSESAGLYESPTSESSSYESPRPESSSLYESAPSKESNAYESTEYQDYESYENSEL from the exons ATGGATGTCCAGAAAAGAAGGATTCGGTTATTCGTTATTGTTGCCGCTGTTATTGCTCTTAGCATCACTG CTGAAAAATGCAGGGAGCTTATTGGCGAGGAGGGGTCATCTCAAAGTGGAAAGTTCACGTTATTAAACTGCTTTGACATGGGCTCTGGAACTATGGCATGTGCTGTCAAGGAAGGCGTGAAGCTCTATTTTTACAGTATTAGATCTACTCACGTTGAAAAAGCAAGGCAACGGGCAATCGAGTCTGCCCTTGCCGATGCTGTTAGTCAAGGGATGTCCCCAACAGATTCAGCTAAACATGCACAGAAAGAAAGTAAAAAGGCAGCAAAATTGGCTTCCCGTCAAGCCAAACGGATTATTGGTCCCGTCATCTCTTCTGGATGGGACTTTTTTGAAGCTATTTACTATGGTGGTACACTCACAGAAGGGTTCCTTAGGGGTACTGGTACTTTGTTTGGTGCTTATGGGGGAGGATACCTGGGGGAGCAGAGCCTTGGCAGAATTGGCTATCTTGTTGGAAGTCACATGGGCAGTTGGGTTGGTGGCAGAATAGGACTAATGATTTATGATGTTGTTAATGGAGTGCATTTGCTGTTACAATTTGTTCAAACAGGTGAAATTGAAGTTCATAAAACACCGGCTACTGAAAATTTTGATGCTCCTGATACTTCCTTTGATGGCGAAGTTCCTGATTTTGAAAGCTCTGAAAGTGCCGGTTTGTATGAATCACCTACCTCTGAAAGTTCCAGTTATGAATCACCTCGCCCTGAAAGTTCTAGTTTATATGAATCAGCTCCCAGTAAAGAATCCAATGCTTATGAATCTACTGAGTATCAAGACTATGAGTCATATGAAAATTCTGAACTGTGA